From the Helianthus annuus cultivar XRQ/B chromosome 17, HanXRQr2.0-SUNRISE, whole genome shotgun sequence genome, the window TAGCATAcaaattttgaatatttcaaaaaaaaaaaaacgagtaggcgctttttacatttttttataaaaaatgttcaAATACATTTATGTTACATTCCCtgttttttagaaaaaaagtaaaaatgttacatagggttttcttgagttttctcaactcaagtgggttttcgttttatctttcacacacacacacacacacacacacacacatatatatatatatatataatgtaagtatctatggAAAACCCATTTAATCTAGAAAACTTGGCAAACCTGAATTGTGTGGTCAAGATTGATCCACATCATATCTTTAAAACACATGTTAAAAGGGCAAATTAGTCATTTGTTCAAGCTATCATTTCACTCTCTTCCCCATCCCATCAAGTCATTTATTACTCATCATTTCATcacttttttaaaccaaaaaataCATACAGAATCCATCtctttctttcttcttcatcCCTCATTCCTTTCTTCTTCAAAAACCCTAACTCCATTGCTTTCTCCCATCTTTCATGGCCGATTTTCAGGCTTGTTCTCCTAGCTGTGTATTTCGGAATAACTTCATCGACGATCAATCACCGACGGTGTACTTCCAGCAGGCATCAGTTTCTTCCAGTATGTGAATGAATGAAAAATTTGTTCTCTTTTTTTAGTAGAcagtaatgtttttttttttcatgttctTCTTTTTTAAGGAGTCAATCATCTTCTTTTCTTGGTAATCATCTTCTTTTTGGTTCATTTTCTTCATTTTTTATGAGTCAATCATGAACACCTTGCCATTTACATGTTTGTTGGTGTTTGCGGATTAGATGATTTATTTTGGGTCCTTTTGTTCAACTTATTTGAAGCTTTTTCACATTTTTAATATCTTGCACAACCAAGCAACCAATttgtattttctttttgttttgttggTGTTTGAAACCCATTACTATAcaagtttgtgatttattgtaTAATCAGGTGCTGGACATATTAGAGATGAGAACATGCAACCAGAGGTAGTACTTCAACAGTCTCAGTTTCAGATGTTTTCACCAAATGAAGAAGGTTTAATATTTAGATTTAAAagctttttttctaaaaaaaaaacgtTATTCTTGTTTTTCTAATTATCGGTGCAAACTCGATTTGCAGATATGTGGAGTGATGAGTATGACGAGGAATCACCGCTACGCGCACGACCTAACGACAGAGGGAAATCCCCGCTAACCGGAACTGATGTTCATGAATGTTATCTTAACCTTTTTGGCAGCATGGAACcataaatatttttgaaaaatattcattcgtaacattgtaacatgtgttaGCACTCCAATAAAAGTGTTAGCACTGCAATAAAAATAACTTTTACCtttgtattttaaaaaaaatatgcatTGTTTACAAGTCTCATATGCATTGGTCAACATAACACGTACACATTAcacatgtaacatgtgttaaaaccttacagaaaattaaaaaaaatccatgATGGTGTTACAAAATGTTGCCCTGATGACAAGGTTTTCCTAAAAAGATACATTTTAtgttatttttcaaaattactCAGTTTTAACATGTGTTAAATATGTAGtcgttatgttttttttttgtaaaaagattCAGTTTTTGTTTAATTTACACATTTTATACACAGATGAACAAGGAACTCCACGCTACTTTGTAACTCAGACCCCACAACGAACCAAATATTGGACTCCTATTATTGACAAGGAGTTCCATCCTGTTCTTGGAAAATCATACGACACATTTGAGGAGCTTATTGCAATGTATAAGGCATACGGATACCAAGTTGGCTTCGATGTAAAAAAGGCGCAAACAAAGGTTTGGAATGGGTATGCGACGCACAAATACTTGAGGTGCTCGAAAGCTTCTAAACCGCAACAGAAAAGGATGTTCGACACTCTCTGTGAGTCTTCAGTGATGACCAACAGGAAAAGTACGTTCACACACACTGATTGCAAGGCGCAGATTCTTGTCCTCATCACGAAAAACCCTAATCGTTTTGTTGTACACAAGTGGATTGATGTGCATAATCACCCCCTTATTGACCCATTCAACCGAGACCTTTCAAAAATATCAAGAAAACTCCCATTTGCAATGCAACAATTTATTCACCGAATGAGCATCAATCGTATTGGTCCGGTCAAGGCCCACAGGTGCCTTGTAAGTATTAAAGGTGGTCATCACAACGTGCATGGTACTCCCGATGACTTTAAAAACTTTAGCCAGAAGTTGAGGATTTTGATAGGTAACCGAGATGCTCAACTTTTTCTGGATTGCATTCGTGATCGAAGGGAAAGTCTTCCAAACTTCTACTATGACTTTGTTGTATCTGATGGGAAATTGAATGCTGTATTTTGGGCTGATGAGATCTCCAAGCTAAACTACAAGGCTTTTGGGGATGTGTTAGCATTCAATGCTACTTACCAAACAAACAAGTTAGTAGATATATTACACCTAATATATGGAACATGTtttacatgtgttacacatgtagCTCTTACGTTACAACCTTTTCTTTTACTTCAAAACAATTGGTAAcatgtgttacatgtgttacagaTTTGTCTTTTCTAATTTTCAGATAGTTgtacatgtgttacacatgtaaCCCTTACTCTAAGTGGTTCTGGAAAAAAAGATAAATTCATTGTTATTTCAAAACGATAGGCAATTCTAAGTTGTGTTACACATGTTAAAATTGTCCattgttttgaagtaacaatAGGCCTTTTAAAAAGATTCCTTTattcttatttcaaaatattaggctgatgtaacatatgttacacatgTAGCTCTTGTCTTACAATGTCTCCTAACAAACGTTAGGCATATTACATGTGTTTCACATCTAACTATTAAGATAAATGGTGGTGAAGAAAGTTATCTTTActgttacttcaaaacaataagcatttgtaacatgtgttacatatgttacagATCTGCATTTTTACATCTTTGACACCTttaaatgtgacacctgtgtcaccgcgaccatcaaacaaataccaagctgatgaaatattgtatttcatacttgggatcttgtataaatatgtgtatgttttgcacatatcaattattgttcaatttcaaactctacaacgctttctagagaattatacgcaaactggtgcgtaaacgtactcagtttaatgcgacaaatactccggaacatcaacatatactcaacataccttaaataacctttacataacttagaaataagtattgaaggctttggtatggcaaaaacaagttaattcgcttacagggactaaacttgacaaactgcgaaagtatgccaatttgaactgtaacgaacattccggaacatgtccataagttaaacataccctaaatatcctttacatagcttagaaataggctttgaggtgtttggtatgctaaaacaaacttttggatcattcagggactaaaagtgtcaaaaagtgcacaagtttgcactttcgcgcataacttacgttctgaatacatccggacatccaaaaatttatgtaagcatccttatattatgccttagtgtttggcatgagaaaaatccgtccgtcgcgtcatttggatcgtttttcgcgcttatgcgcattccgtcgtaattaagcgaacatcgcgttcgtacgaccaaacgaaccaacatccggaacatttttgagcatgtttcatgtccacaatgcttaggcaacattttagggccttaaatttggctttacgggccttagaagtgtcggaaatggcttaaatacgcaacagggaccaaaactgccatttttgaaagtatgtgtagatcagaagcttcaggcggcccgcgtgagttttgcctaaatgttgaggcgggccgcgtgagactgtcagaccagattcaatgtttctaatcaatgcagttggcctttcgttcgatcaaggggcaatgccctttcacccaatcaaaggccaaaggccattttcagtaaccaccacatttttgacaagtgtacgcacccgatcgtggcacgatattcgataaacgatcctaacggttccacttttcctataaataccccccatttgttccaaaacccacacaatctgatctaaaggctctaagttggaaccattgtttcatacctgagccattttggtctagattagcattcggggaccctctgtaagtcttctttcgttcttttattcgcttttcgagtccgaaaatcaacgttttgttgactttctgcattgaccagcttatggtcgatgcgaagttcatggaacttcataacgtgagcgtgatcacgatggttatagtccgtagtgactatacctactgatcaccacgttatctaggctcagtgacgagtcgtagtttcggccaaaatgcgcattctcgcgtattttgtaaccaaactactcgtgagcatcaaagccatttgtttttATGCCAAagctgttttctaaacttagttaagcatgttctaacatgcttaactcgtcacttttagtatagtgcttatatagggtcgtaaggtaagcgatctaaacaatcgcttatactttcgaacccgacccatttggtcgatcattaggatccgaccaaacacattaggtgaccatagctataaccttccgaggttataccttgtggtcacgatgttaggcgttccagacgcgttctacgcgaatgacgcgtaaggtagcataagctacctaaacaggtcgtgatggaccgtaagcacttaggttaagtttcattttagtatgtaggctttgttaaaccatattacacgagtctccatactcgtttggtttacgaatccgcgtactatccgatccttccgatttggtccggtatattaacatagctacctattaggtgccgtttgatatcccgtgatctttagcattatctggttattatacaagaactccaaagcaatctcaggtgagtacattgaacccctcttttactgttttccaaactgttttggggtgaaacacatgtgcctacttgctacttttatgctttccggttttcacatcatatacaactatgttcgatagtacatatatagtacatgatttcattgtgtttatgctatgtatgcccattgtgtgcgtacttagtacattgttatacatttcatgctacgtacgcccattgtgtgcatacgtagtacattgtttcacattgcattactgttgcatatgctcatccagcatatgaacacattacactacattttgaaccgttgtactctacaatacatttcatgctacgtacgcccattgtgtgcatacgtagtacattgtttcacattgcattactgttgcatatgctcgtccagcatatgaacacattacactacattttgaaccgttgtactctacaatacatttcatgctacgtacgcccattgtgtgcatacgtagtacattgtttcacattgcattactgttgcatatgctcatccagcatatgaacacattacactacattttgaaccgttgtactctacaatacatttcatgctacgtacgcccattgtgtgcatacgtagtacattgtttcacattgcatttctgttgcatatgctcatccagcatatgaacacattatgctacattttgaaccgttgtgaccatttgactatgtgaaccatctaaacccgtttgattatatgaaccggttgtaaccattgaaccgtgtgaaccagttgtatccgttgacatgatttacatttgacaatagacgtTTGACtacacataaacatttctaccgttgttaaatcatttcattctgatggtttggtttgagtaagtgattaagtaacgaggcgtgtgtaatatgatacaagcatggtggatacgccgctggtacttcctatatataagtgtttgtatggtattacatatcgtagcgttatttgaatcatttcaatttgagacatatgacattttatacaaataacacacttttcacgagacattgttttacaaacgacttatcttatacaaactcattttacatggttatccgtttaaccatacagtgttctcttatttatacatatcatttgatcttaccgtttttcaaatcatttacaagacaaagcaaattacaaggttcatgactaaacattttctcaaacataagtcatgaattccgttttcacaaaaccaatgtatctcacaggcatttttatgctgacgtacctattttcacatgtgttttcaggagatgatgcataggacttatcaagacatacttaggcggacctgtgccttagtgacttaaaacgagacaagaactagttaatttatgttatgtacactttgattcttgtttagacaatgtaaactttcatgtttgatttataaaacgaaacttcatttgccatggatttgaaacaattgattctgttacaacactccccgacgtttccgccacgttttgtatgttctacgtggtcggggtgtgacagaaaagatggtatcagagccaatggttatagggaattaggttattagtaatgctttgacctagtctataaccttcctaggaccctaacgcgagtttacttgcgtttagtcataaaacaataccgtcacctatccttgggtgacgaccgcaacaagaacataaatttcaaaaccgccttgaaaactaatcatctgttctaggatgattgattactaggttttgaaccctctgttgtaaggttttgaaccctttgttataaggttttgaacccctttgaattttcaaaactctcgtcaaaagttttgggtcctaaatagtgtgaacacgtgcgaactggaagagtgaatgcctgtaccctgggttttctgtctaaggttagagtgttcgtacaaatccatataatcggaccagtcactcttacctgggaactcttggggtaagtgtccacttataggtgagcatgtcttcgcgatacactatgaggatctatttgctttgattcagccttggtgttgtttgtttgcttcatgattcaaacaagtgaccatcaaccgtgattatggtcagtgattgtaacatcctattcttacccaataccattttatttgtttcctttcatgttttcctcttttagaatgcctcctcgatgcgaacaccagatagcaactgccgagctggcagaaattattgcgcagcagatggctgctcaattcccaaatctctttgctcagtggaaccaagccaacaacaacaacaatggtacatgcaatttcaagagctttaactcggctaaaccactcaagtttagtggttctgagggagcaactgggcttctccaatggttcgagagcatcgagaatacctttcgccacgtgcagtgtccggaaaatcgcaaggtcgagttttcttcgagtgtgttcagaagagggctcttacatggtggaatggggtaatgagagaccgtggtgcagatgttgctctagcacaaacatgggctgaactgagagctcttatgatgagagagttttgtcctcgtcatgaacaacgagcgttggagaaggagtttgatgatttaaaacaagatagtggcgaacacagggcatatactgataggtttgaggagttgagtctacttttcccgactatggtcgccccactcgactaggttatcgaaaggtacatcgacggcctgcctgactcggtacaagacattgtcactggtagcaaccctaccacactccgtcaggccattgagctatctgcaaccttgactgaatcgcagatcagaaagcataaactttttcgaaagggtgacaagaagccaatcgaggaatcaaagaccatggatgaacagactgaatctcctaagaagtcaaagaagcgaaaggcttctcagaacttcgccatggtcgctcacaatggtcaagccgtccccaaccaaccagctcaaccccctgctagaaaaccatacaatggaactgcacctttgtgcaaccagtgtggcctccatcatcacgccaatgtacaatggcgcaaatgccaaacttgtggacttataggccacacagcaagagtctgcctagctgcagctgcgccaaaccaagctggcaacaatcctgctcaaggtcattttctaccaggctcttgtttcaactgtggcgagatgggtcatttccgaagaaattgcccaaagcttgctaatgcaaatccagcacagggataagcatctgactgacaagaagacaacatcgtttagaaataatcacgtcttatgtattattttcttttgttgtcaaggtccaagaaaccgttgttatcgttgtttataaataaatttttatttacattgcaatgtatttgtgTGGTTACATACATAAACGACATACCCCCTTACAATACCAACAATCAAGGAACTgtattccttaaagaacaaactacccccaaaattctcccatcctatgatctcttgcgtcttccacgaaattcctaagtacccgtttattctaaggaaacgaagtacaaggcgcaggttacaacacatgacgaatacccaaagtaccactataaatccttaatagggtacctaaggatttcccgtaagtccttaatcgttgtataccttaattcgaatgtggtgattccttgtaatcaaaaatcaaattttgggagatcttcctatcttctcagatagattccagtgaacattgagacccgtcgattggtttccatatccgtattcaatcaataacaagttaaaaacaaattatgatcaagttaaacaagtatgtgactttgtgcttatgtgttcccttatgtgttgttgtgtgatccaaattatgctatccaaatcttcgtagaatcatacatatccgtgtacaagagattcatagtaggatacccaaaggtattacttaaaatcctcaatggacttctatgttatagttaagtccctcggattataaagtactacttcataattagaccccttgagtggtctagataaacagattgatccaaaaaatCTGGCTAGgtatatcatgtgatgatatagctgaaaggactccttggtggcctaactaagaagatcccctatCGATCTAATTAagaaggaaccgatggaagtctagtcaccctcatcacaagtgtgatatccttccccaaaacattacaaaacaaactgtgcggactgtgcaagggattacgtaattatggatgcatacataattatggaatttagtgcacagaaatcacagcaagttctgtcatgtgtctagagttaaccctattcatttccaactctgatgaagcaaccgttgaaaatgactccgttagttcattttcgtttctgacgatttatccgttggggaaatgaatatccgttgtgtaacccttcatttccaactctaaggaagcaaccgttgaaaatgactccgtccgttcattttcgtttctaaagatttatccgttgaggaaatgaacatccgttgtgtaatctttcatttccaactctgaggaagcaaccgttgaagatgactccgtctgttcattttcgtttctgaagatttatccgttgaggaaatgaacatccgttgtgtaatctttcatttccaactctgaggaagcaaccgttgaagatgactccgtctgttcattttcgtttctgaagatttgtccgttgaggaaatgaacatccgttgtgtaatctttcatttccaactctgaggaagcaaccgttgaagatgacttcgtctgttcatttttcgtttctgaagatttgaccgttaaggaaatgacaggatgttaccttgcatatcgctgatggttatttggcagaatCACAAAttgactcctacgaataaatttcgggacaaaatttcctaaagtaggggagactgtgacacctgtgtcaccgcgaccatcaaacaaataccaagccaattaaatattgtatttcatacttgggatcttgtataaatatgtgtatgttttgcacatatcaattattgttcaatttcaaactctacaacgctttctagagaattatacgcaaactggtgcgtaaacgtactcagtttaatgcgacaaatactccggaacatcaacatatactcaacgtaccttaaataacctttacataacttagaaataagtattgaaggctttggtatggcaaaaacaagttaattcgcttacagggactaaacttgacaaactgcgaaagtatgccaatttgaactgtaacgaacattccggaacatgtccataagttaaacatgccctaaatatcctttacatagcttagaaataggctttgaggtgtttggtatgcaaaaacaaacttttggatcattcagggactaaaagtgtcaaaaagtgcacaagtttgcactttcgcgcataacttacgttctgaatacatccggacatccaaaaatttatgtaagcatccatatattatgccttagtgtttggcatgagaaaaatccgttcgtcgcgtcatttggatcgtttttctcgcttatgcgcattccgtcgtaattaagcgaacatcgtgtccgtacgaccaaacgaaccaacatccggaacatttttgagcatgtttcatgtccacaatgcttAGGCAACATTTtcgggccttaaagttggctttacgggccttagaagtgtcggaaatggcttaaatacgcaacagggaccaaaactgccatttttgaaagtatgtgcagatcagaagcttcaggcggcccgcgtgagttttgcctaaatgttgaggTGGGcagcgtgagactgtcagaccagattcaatgtttctaatcaatgcagttggcctttcgttcgatcaaggggcaatgccctttcacccaatcaaaggccaaaggtcattttcagtaaccaccacattttttacaagtgtacgcacccgatcgtggcacgatattcgataaacgatcctaacggttccacttttcctataaataccccccccctttgttccaaaacccacacaatctgatctaaaggctctaagttggaaccattgtttcatacctgagccattttggtctagattagcattcggggaccctccgtaagtcttctttcgttcttttattcgcttttcgagttcgaaagtcaacgttttgttgactttctgcattgaccagcttatggtcgatgcgaagttcatggaacttcataacgtgagcgtgatcacgatggttatagtccgtagtgactatacctactgatcaccacgttatctaggcttagtgacgagtcgtagtttcggccaaaatgcgcattctcgcgtattttgtaaccaaactactcgtgagcatcaaagccgtttgtttttaTGCCAAagctgttttctaaacttagttaagcatgttctaacatgcttaactcgtcacttttagtatagtgcttatatagggtcgtaaggtaagcgatctaaacaatcgcttatactttcgaacccgacccatttggtcgatcattaggatccgaccaaacacattaggtgaccatagctataaccttccgaggttataccttgtggtcacgatgttaggcgttccagacgcgttctacgcgaatgacgcgtaaggtagcataagctacctaaacaggtcgtgatggaccgtaagcacttaggttaagtttcattttagtatgtaggctttgttaaaccatattacacgagtctccatactcgtttggtttacgaatccgcgaactatccgatccttccgatttggtccggtatattaacatagctacctattaggtgccgtttgatatcccgtgatctttagcattatctggttattatacaagaactccaaagcaatctcaggtgagtacattgaacccctcttttactgttttccaaactgttttggggtgaaacacatgtgcctacttgctacttttatgctttccggttttcacatcatatactactatgttcgatagtacatatatagtacatgatttcattgtgtttatgctatgtatgcccattgtgtgcgtacttagtacattgttatacatttcatgctacgtacgcccattgtgtgcatacgtagtacattgtttcacattgcattactgttgcatatgctcatccagcatatgaacacattacactacattttgaaccgttgtactctacaatacatttcatgctacgtacgcccattgtgtgcatacgtagtacattgtttcacattgcattactgttgcatatgctcatccagcatatgaacacattacactacattttgaaccgttgtactctacaatacatttcatgctacgtacgcccattgtgtgcatacgtagtacattgtttcacattgcattactgttgcatatgctcatccagcatatgaacacattacactacattttgaaccgttgtactctacaatacatttcatgctacgtacgcccattgtgtgcatacgtagtacattgtttcacattgcatttctgttgcatatgctcatccagcatatgaacacattatgctacattttgaaccgttgtgaccatttgactatgtgaaccgtctaaacccgtttgattatatgaaccggttgtaaccattgaaccgtgtgaaccagttgtatccgtagacatgatttacatttgacaatagacgtttgactatacataaacatttctaccgttgttaaatcatttcattctgatggtttggtttgagtaagtgattaagtaacgaggcgtgtgtaatatgatacaagcatggtggatacgccgctggtacttcctatatataagtgtttgtatggtattacatatcgtagcgttatttaaatcatttcaatttgagacatatgacattttatacaaataacacacttttcacgagacattgttttacaaacgacttatcttatacaaactcattttacatggttatccgtttaaccatacagtgttctcttatttatacatatcatttgatcttaccgtttttcaaatcatttacaagacaaagcaaattacaaggttcatgactaaacattttctcaaacataagtcatgaattccgttttcacaaaaccaatgtatctcacaggcatttttatgctgacgtacctattttcacatgtgttttcaggagatgatgcataggacttatcaagacatacttaggcggacctgtgccttagtgacttaaaacgagacaagaactagttaatttatgttatgtacactttgattcttgtttagacaatgtaaactttcatgtttgatttataaaacgaaacttcatttgccatggatttgaaacaactgattctgttacaacactccc encodes:
- the LOC110924750 gene encoding protein FAR1-RELATED SEQUENCE 5-like — encoded protein: MPVAPNRGGRRWWGGGLVGVRQRRKAVVVCGETGGGFGQRSVMAVVCYECVSKGVDDDSKLSETPTVNDSLGAGHIRDENMQPEVVLQQSQFQMFSPNEEDMWSDEYDEESPLRARPNDRGKSPLTGTDVHEYEQGTPRYFVTQTPQRTKYWTPIIDKEFHPVLGKSYDTFEELIAMYKAYGYQVGFDVKKAQTKVWNGYATHKYLRCSKASKPQQKRMFDTLCESSVMTNRKSTFTHTDCKAQILVLITKNPNRFVVHKWIDVHNHPLIDPFNRDLSKISRKLPFAMQQFIHRMSINRIGPVKAHRCLVSIKGGHHNVHGTPDDFKNFSQKLRILIGNRDAQLFLDCIRDRRESLPNFYYDFVVSDGKLNAVFWADEISKLNYKAFGDVLAFNATYQTNK